A region of the Pseudoprevotella muciniphila genome:
AGCCAAGATTTGGTAAAAAATGAAGGTGTTTTTGTATGCCAATCTTGTGGTACAAAGTATTCTGTAGAAGAAGCCAAGAAAATGATGGTCGAAGGTACTGTAGATGTTAAAGGTACGGTAAAGGTTGACAAATCCAATGAAGTTGAAAAACTTCTAAAGTTAGCTAAAACATCAGTTGAGAGTCTAAATGGAGAAGAAGGGTACAATTATGCAAATAGAGTTCTAGAGATTGATCCTGAGAATTCACAAGCTTGGTATCTTAGGATGAAAGCTGTTGGGCAAACGGCTATTCTAAAGGATTTAAAAGTTTTAGAAGTTGTAAAAGCTGGAACAAATGCAATAAAATACTCTAACAATGAATTAAGCAAAGATGTATACACATATTTTTTAATTAAATGTTTAAATGATTTAAAGTTTTTAATGAAGCATATTTCTGATACTGATGCCATTAAAAGACTTTATGAGGCAAATATTCGCGTAAACGCTTTTAAGGCTACTGAAAAGACTTTAGCAGCAGACAAAATATCAAATATAATCATGGAGCAAGCAAGCCTTGTCCTTCATCTCCGTAAAATTGTACCAAATAAATTAGTATCAGAAAATCCAGACATTTCAAAGATAGTAGGTGAAGTTGCAAAACAATGGGTATATTATACGAACGCATTAAATGCGCGTTTTAATGTTATGGGAACTAAACTTAATGATGCAACCGTTGAGAAATATAGAAAAATTCTTGCTGAAATTAAACAAGGACTCCCCGAAGATGCACAGGATGTTATATCTAATGAAGAAATATCTAATCCATCTTCTGGCCCTTGTTATGTCGCAACTGCAGTTTATGGATCTTATGATTGCCCACAAGTATGGACACTGCGCAGATTTAGAGATTATACTCTTGCTGAAAGTTGGCTTGGTTCGTTATTTATAAAAATTTATTATTCGATAAGTCCTACATTGGTTCATTGGTTTGGAAATACATCTTGGTTCAAGACCATTTGGCGTAGTCTTTTAGACAAACTAGTAAATACTTTAAATGAAAGAGGTGTAGAAAACACCCCGTATCAAGATAGGAAGTTCTAACTATACAAAACTAATAAATCGAGAAGAAACTTATTATATGTAAATTTCTTCTCGATTTTTAATTTTAGCGAACAATAGAACTAATAGTTTTGTTTCCTATCGCTCTCAATCAGTTCAAGTAGTCGTTCCACAGCCTCTTCGCTTGGAATGTTTTTCTCGATGCACTGTTTGCCACGATAGAGGCTCACTTTTCCGCGGGCAGCACCCACATAGCCATAGTCAGCATCAGCCATTTCGCCCGGTCCGTTCACAATGCAGCCCATGATACCTATTTTCAGCCCGGTAAGGTGAGCGGTAGCCGCCTTGATGCGCTGGATGGTGTCGCGCAGGTCGTAGAGCGTGCGGCCGCAGCCAGGACAACTGATGTACTCCGTTTTCGTGGTGCGTGCGCGTGTGGCTTGCAGTATGCCGAAGGCAGTGTCGTCCTGCACGGTGATGGGCAGTGGCTGGGCATTGCAGAGCATCACACCGTCGCATAGCCCGTCGAAGATGAGGTTACCCATTTCGGCGGCGCTGTAGAGTTGGAATTCCTCCTTCTGGTCAGGCGCGCAGTCGAAGTGCTGGAAGAATACCACAGGATTGACAAGCCCTGCATTCCACATTTCATGCACGAGGGCGCGCAAGTCGCCGAGACGGTTCGGATGGTTACTTTGTGCGATGACCACCATTTCCGGGTGTGCCTTGAGGCATGCC
Encoded here:
- a CDS encoding TFIIB-type zinc finger domain-containing protein is translated as MKALQCEMCGSQDLVKNEGVFVCQSCGTKYSVEEAKKMMVEGTVDVKGTVKVDKSNEVEKLLKLAKTSVESLNGEEGYNYANRVLEIDPENSQAWYLRMKAVGQTAILKDLKVLEVVKAGTNAIKYSNNELSKDVYTYFLIKCLNDLKFLMKHISDTDAIKRLYEANIRVNAFKATEKTLAADKISNIIMEQASLVLHLRKIVPNKLVSENPDISKIVGEVAKQWVYYTNALNARFNVMGTKLNDATVEKYRKILAEIKQGLPEDAQDVISNEEISNPSSGPCYVATAVYGSYDCPQVWTLRRFRDYTLAESWLGSLFIKIYYSISPTLVHWFGNTSWFKTIWRSLLDKLVNTLNERGVENTPYQDRKF